A genomic window from Canis aureus isolate CA01 chromosome 2, VMU_Caureus_v.1.0, whole genome shotgun sequence includes:
- the ZBED3 gene encoding zinc finger BED domain-containing protein 3 translates to MRTDELPAAPMDTPGPGRRGAPSCEAWGYFHLAAARPGRAAGQWATCRLCGEQVSPGFHAGAAALWRHLEGAHRRELQKSAARPPPPPAGPPAPPAAAEGDWARLLEQMGALAERCRVRERELARREAAVGRAQRALEQRRRALQQEERAAAQERRQLRADAEALRARLRDLGRREAALAAAPGPPP, encoded by the coding sequence ATGCGGACTGACGAGCTGCCGGCGGCGCCCATGGACACCCCGGGTCCCGGCCGCCGGGGGGCGCCGTCCTGCGAGGCCTGGGGCTACTTCCACCTGGCCGCGGCGCGCCCGGGCCGCGCGGCCGGCCAGTGGGCCACGTGCCGGCTGTGCGGGGAGCAGGTGAGCCCGGGCTTCCACGCGGGCGCCGCGGCGCTGTGGCGGCACCTCGAGGGCGCGCACCGGCGGGAGCTGCAGAAGAgcgccgcgcgccccccgccgccgcccgccgggccccccgcgccccccgcggccgccgAGGGCGACTGGGCGCGCCTGCTGGAGCAGATGGGCGCGCTGGCCGAGCGCTGCCGCGTGCGGGAGCGGGAGCTGGCGCGGCGCGAGGCGGCCGTGGGGCGGGCCCAGCGCGCCCTGGAGCAGAGGCGCCGCGCGCTGCAGCAGGAGGAGCGCGCCGCGGCCCAGGAGCGCCGGCAGCTGCGGGCCGACGCCGAGGCGCTGCGGGCGCGGCTGCGGGACCTGGGCCGCCGCGAAGCCGCGCtggccgccgcccccggcccgcccccg